One window from the genome of Echinicola vietnamensis DSM 17526 encodes:
- a CDS encoding phosphotransferase enzyme family protein, whose amino-acid sequence MISNNAIEKDMHERIGQLMEQYGHDMPNVQVSRYGSGHIHKTFLVDSQKEQFILQSFNQKVFPYPDRISGNLQLVKDHLKEEMLDFQLPLPMKDVSGELFSGDKEGFYRLFPFVPGACIDKVENPQQAYMAARAFGGFIKACAAIKAAGMQEVIEGFHDLSLRYRQFENALKDTQVTLAGEVKEWVDFYKKQVLLVRKFRRFVEVLPLRVTHNDTKINNVIYAHDFSKINAVIDLDTVMAGYVFYDFGDLVRTVACTEEEGSTDWDKIDVDLSKYEALLQGFVAALGEELTTAEKASLPFGGEMMACIMGLRFLTDYLNGNIYYPISYPEQNLHRAKNQGLLLQALQAKREEIQVLATKELGG is encoded by the coding sequence ATGATTTCCAATAATGCGATAGAGAAGGATATGCACGAGAGAATCGGTCAGCTTATGGAGCAGTATGGCCATGACATGCCGAATGTTCAGGTGAGCCGTTATGGCTCGGGTCATATTCACAAAACGTTTTTAGTGGACAGCCAAAAGGAGCAATTTATCCTTCAGAGCTTTAACCAAAAAGTGTTTCCCTATCCCGACCGTATCTCTGGAAACCTGCAGTTGGTAAAAGATCATCTGAAGGAAGAAATGCTGGATTTTCAATTGCCGCTGCCCATGAAGGATGTTTCTGGGGAGCTTTTTTCGGGGGATAAGGAAGGTTTTTACCGCTTGTTTCCCTTTGTACCGGGCGCATGCATTGACAAAGTGGAAAATCCCCAGCAGGCCTATATGGCAGCCCGTGCTTTTGGGGGATTTATCAAGGCTTGTGCCGCTATCAAAGCAGCAGGGATGCAAGAAGTGATCGAAGGCTTCCACGACCTGTCACTTCGCTATCGTCAGTTTGAAAATGCCTTAAAAGATACCCAAGTGACCTTGGCCGGAGAGGTGAAGGAGTGGGTGGATTTTTATAAGAAGCAAGTGCTATTGGTTCGGAAATTTAGGCGTTTTGTGGAGGTGCTTCCGCTACGAGTCACCCATAACGATACCAAAATCAACAATGTCATTTACGCGCATGACTTTAGTAAAATCAACGCCGTGATCGACTTGGATACGGTTATGGCAGGCTATGTGTTTTATGATTTTGGGGACCTGGTCCGTACAGTGGCCTGTACCGAAGAAGAAGGTTCCACTGACTGGGACAAGATCGATGTGGACCTGAGCAAATATGAAGCCCTGCTTCAAGGCTTTGTGGCGGCTTTGGGAGAAGAATTGACCACAGCGGAGAAGGCATCGCTTCCTTTTGGAGGGGAAATGATGGCTTGCATAATGGGGCTTCGGTTTCTTACCGATTACCTCAATGGCAATATTTATTACCCGATCAGCTATCCAGAACAAAACCTTCACCGCGCCAAGAACCAAGGCCTTTTGCTGCAAGCACTGCAAGCCAAGCGGGAAGAAATACAAGTATTGGCCACCAAGGAGCTGGGTGGATAA
- a CDS encoding tetratricopeptide repeat protein yields MAKKEIKKGQHQEEHDHDLLENPEAIADSLGKGEAFLKKNSRVVGGIIIVGILVIAGILYFQFDKANKDKQAQADMFQAVYYYEQDSLGLALNGDGVNDGFLTILDDYSGTNSANLAHFYTGSIYLTQGEFQKAVDHLEEFSADDFFVQAKAYSLLGDAHMELGQTSDAISAYEKAANFKENKFFTPMYLNKLAIAYEAAGQVDKAISTYGKIEKNYPESYEFTLARKHKARLEGLASK; encoded by the coding sequence ATGGCTAAGAAAGAAATAAAAAAAGGGCAGCATCAGGAAGAGCATGATCACGATTTGCTCGAAAACCCAGAGGCTATTGCCGATTCGTTGGGAAAAGGTGAAGCTTTCTTGAAGAAAAACTCACGCGTCGTTGGTGGAATTATCATCGTAGGGATCCTGGTCATCGCAGGCATTCTTTACTTCCAGTTTGACAAAGCCAATAAAGACAAGCAAGCTCAGGCAGATATGTTCCAAGCCGTATATTATTACGAGCAGGACAGTTTGGGCCTCGCGCTAAACGGAGACGGTGTCAATGACGGCTTCTTGACCATATTGGACGATTACAGCGGAACCAATTCTGCTAATCTTGCCCATTTCTATACCGGTTCGATTTACCTGACCCAAGGTGAATTCCAAAAAGCGGTGGATCATCTGGAGGAATTTTCTGCGGATGACTTCTTCGTTCAGGCAAAAGCCTATAGCCTTCTTGGCGATGCCCACATGGAGCTTGGCCAAACAAGTGATGCCATTAGCGCGTACGAAAAAGCAGCCAATTTCAAGGAAAATAAGTTCTTTACGCCCATGTACCTAAACAAGCTTGCCATTGCTTACGAAGCAGCAGGACAGGTGGACAAGGCAATCAGTACTTATGGTAAGATCGAAAAGAACTATCCAGAGTCTTACGAATTTACTTTAGCACGAAAGCATAAAGCACGCTTGGAGGGCCTTGCTTCTAAGTAA
- the gldD gene encoding gliding motility lipoprotein GldD, producing the protein MMKRVIFGLGLMGMVACGESEYLPKPKGYNRIDLPEREFVSLDEGYPYQFERSVYSAVEADTFNRAEENWINLAYHSMGAKVHLTYKAINRNEARLRDILDDAFKLTAKHQIKAYSIDEAVTKTPKGYVGVVAELSGEVPTQFQFFVTDSTEHFLRGALYFNTAVKNDSLAPVIEYIKEDMAHLMNTLEFKN; encoded by the coding sequence ATGATGAAACGCGTGATTTTCGGTTTGGGACTCATGGGCATGGTGGCCTGTGGAGAGAGCGAGTATTTGCCAAAGCCAAAAGGCTATAACCGCATTGATCTGCCTGAGCGCGAATTTGTCTCCCTTGATGAGGGGTATCCTTATCAGTTTGAGCGATCGGTTTACAGCGCGGTGGAAGCGGATACATTTAACCGTGCCGAGGAAAACTGGATCAACTTGGCCTACCATTCCATGGGAGCAAAAGTTCACTTGACCTATAAGGCTATCAATCGAAATGAGGCGCGGCTCAGGGACATTTTGGATGATGCGTTTAAACTGACCGCCAAGCACCAAATCAAAGCCTACAGCATTGACGAGGCGGTGACGAAGACCCCGAAAGGCTATGTCGGCGTGGTGGCCGAACTAAGTGGTGAGGTGCCTACACAGTTTCAGTTTTTTGTAACCGATTCTACCGAACATTTTTTACGTGGAGCATTGTATTTCAATACGGCCGTAAAGAACGATAGCCTGGCTCCGGTGATCGAATACATCAAAGAAGACATGGCCCATTTGATGAATACCTTGGAGTTTAAAAATTAA
- a CDS encoding sodium:solute symporter family protein, producing the protein MNISPIDWGIIAAFFIISLLIGLFTSKSAGKSSKDFFLSGRNMPWWLLGVSMVATTFSADTPNLVTDIVRVNGVSGNWGWWCFLLTGMLTVFVYAKLWRRSEITTDLEFYELRYGGKPAAFLRGFRAIYLGVFFNIMIMATVSLAAIKIGGVMLGLTPVQTLLIASIVTVIYSSLGGLKGVLLTDFFQFFIAMAGAIGAAIYILDLPQIGSLENLLTHPNVSDKLSFFPDFSNMNEVIPMLLVPIAIQWWATWYPGAEPGGGGYIAQRMLSAKNEKNAIGATLFFNVAHYALRPWPWIIIALSSLIIFPEIGDLQKAFPHMPADKLGNDLAYSAMLTYLPTGLIGIVLASLIAAVMSTLSTHLNWGSSYVVNDFYLRFVKPDASDKELVNVGRISTVVLMGLAALLALALSNALEAFNILLQIGAGTGLIFILRWFWWRINSYTEISAMIISFIVALFFETINPKFNIINIPEGMEYLKLLYGVSITTATWLTVTLVTKPEKDEVLLSFYKKVKPAAYGWKKVLNKYPEVEAEQGQLPFEIGLMVTGSVAIYSALFAIGFWLYDNVLSASIATVISAIGFFILFKSWNKIKLF; encoded by the coding sequence ATGAACATCTCTCCTATCGACTGGGGCATCATTGCTGCCTTCTTTATCATCTCACTGCTGATAGGCCTATTTACCTCCAAATCTGCCGGTAAAAGTTCAAAGGATTTCTTTCTCTCCGGAAGAAACATGCCTTGGTGGTTACTGGGGGTATCCATGGTCGCTACGACATTTTCGGCGGACACCCCCAACCTGGTGACGGACATCGTCCGGGTAAATGGTGTATCTGGGAACTGGGGATGGTGGTGCTTCCTCCTTACCGGTATGCTGACGGTTTTTGTCTACGCCAAGCTCTGGAGAAGATCTGAGATCACCACAGACTTGGAATTTTACGAACTTCGCTATGGCGGTAAACCTGCAGCTTTCCTGCGCGGGTTTAGAGCGATTTATTTGGGTGTGTTTTTCAATATCATGATCATGGCCACTGTTTCGCTGGCAGCCATTAAAATCGGCGGCGTTATGCTTGGATTGACTCCTGTGCAAACCTTATTGATCGCTTCCATCGTAACGGTGATCTACAGTTCATTGGGTGGACTGAAAGGGGTGTTGCTCACGGATTTCTTCCAGTTCTTTATCGCCATGGCCGGTGCGATCGGAGCAGCGATCTATATCTTGGACCTGCCACAGATCGGTTCTTTGGAAAACTTGCTCACCCACCCGAATGTTTCCGATAAACTTTCGTTCTTCCCTGATTTCAGCAATATGAACGAGGTAATCCCCATGCTGTTGGTGCCCATTGCGATCCAGTGGTGGGCCACTTGGTATCCTGGAGCAGAGCCAGGAGGGGGAGGATACATCGCCCAGAGGATGCTTTCTGCCAAGAATGAAAAAAATGCGATCGGCGCGACCCTGTTCTTCAATGTCGCCCATTATGCCCTCCGTCCTTGGCCGTGGATTATCATTGCCTTGTCTTCGTTGATCATCTTCCCGGAAATAGGGGACTTGCAAAAAGCATTTCCGCATATGCCTGCTGACAAGCTCGGCAATGACCTGGCCTATTCTGCGATGTTGACTTACCTGCCTACAGGGCTGATCGGGATTGTATTGGCCTCCTTGATCGCTGCAGTGATGTCTACCCTCTCTACCCATCTGAACTGGGGATCATCCTATGTCGTGAACGATTTCTATTTACGCTTTGTAAAACCTGATGCCTCCGATAAAGAATTGGTAAATGTCGGAAGGATTTCCACGGTAGTGCTTATGGGACTTGCTGCGCTATTGGCGCTAGCCCTTTCCAATGCCTTGGAAGCCTTTAACATCCTCCTCCAAATCGGTGCCGGTACCGGCCTGATCTTTATCCTGAGATGGTTCTGGTGGAGAATCAATTCCTATACGGAAATCTCTGCGATGATCATTTCCTTTATCGTCGCCCTTTTCTTTGAGACTATTAACCCTAAATTTAATATTATCAATATTCCAGAAGGTATGGAATACCTCAAGTTGCTGTATGGCGTAAGCATCACCACGGCCACTTGGCTGACGGTAACCTTGGTGACCAAACCGGAAAAAGACGAAGTGCTGCTCTCTTTTTACAAAAAAGTGAAGCCTGCTGCCTATGGGTGGAAAAAAGTCCTGAACAAATACCCAGAGGTAGAGGCCGAACAAGGGCAGCTTCCATTTGAGATTGGACTGATGGTTACCGGTTCGGTGGCCATTTATTCTGCCTTATTTGCCATCGGATTTTGGCTGTATGACAATGTCCTTTCCGCAAGCATTGCGACGGTCATCAGTGCCATCGGTTTCTTCATACTCTTCAAGAGTTGGAATAAAATAAAACTGTTCTAG
- a CDS encoding SusD/RagB family nutrient-binding outer membrane lipoprotein produces MNILHKTTLVGLMTSLTLGACTSNFEEMNTNPNLIGEDDASAKYFLTELMIRPYIPARYAYWRANIIHTDRYAGHFTFGQNGNWWSDELGYSYNVAYTDAAWDHYNGLLGTVKQLLDFTQPGGAFENELTHAVVLILKSHYFQLYTDTFGMIPYSDVFSDEDISLPKFDTQKEIYMGIIADLDAAMAAIGDNTTTGDALENLGDNDVIYGGDLQKWKRFANTLKLKMAMRAQGAEGDDFSQAAINEALAAPLLEEGESALIPKDLEISQWDYSTYGDIWHNFGAGSDWTVGEELVSFLRDNNDPRLDQYVKPSEGGEFTLTRPDQAEDEEGYTLFPKRTNFLKEVFDEAGATYTWDDQGDAIVINMPENTNYIGQPVRLSGEMSQLLPFGFFCKPSDMVIQQKNQGGSATPETVLLSAESYFLQAEAALRGIGSGDAQELYQMGIKEAMRVWSVDDAAIDTYLAEEPMAQLNGTMEENLEKLAIQRWIAHYTDGYEAWAIVRDTGYPASLAAGVSDYELYGPGTITAGGYPQRLRYGSSLQASNPENYGDANSIQGPDMQGTKLWWAK; encoded by the coding sequence ATGAATATTTTACATAAAACTACATTAGTGGGACTGATGACCTCATTGACCTTGGGAGCTTGTACCTCCAACTTCGAGGAAATGAACACCAATCCTAACTTGATCGGCGAGGACGATGCCAGTGCAAAGTACTTCCTCACCGAATTGATGATCAGGCCGTATATTCCGGCCCGATACGCCTACTGGAGAGCAAACATTATCCATACGGACCGCTATGCCGGTCACTTTACCTTCGGTCAAAACGGCAACTGGTGGAGCGATGAATTAGGGTACTCATATAATGTCGCCTATACCGATGCTGCCTGGGACCATTATAACGGCCTCTTGGGCACGGTAAAGCAGCTCTTGGATTTCACCCAACCGGGTGGCGCTTTTGAAAATGAACTGACGCATGCCGTTGTGTTGATCCTAAAGAGCCATTACTTCCAGCTTTACACGGATACCTTTGGTATGATCCCTTACAGCGATGTGTTTTCTGACGAAGATATTTCCTTGCCGAAGTTTGACACCCAGAAGGAAATATATATGGGTATTATTGCTGACCTTGACGCAGCCATGGCGGCCATAGGCGATAACACCACCACAGGTGATGCCTTGGAAAACCTCGGCGACAATGACGTCATCTATGGCGGTGACCTGCAGAAATGGAAGCGATTTGCCAATACCTTGAAACTAAAAATGGCCATGAGGGCCCAAGGTGCCGAAGGAGATGACTTTAGCCAAGCAGCCATCAATGAAGCACTGGCAGCTCCCCTTCTGGAGGAAGGCGAAAGTGCCTTGATTCCTAAGGACCTGGAAATTTCCCAGTGGGATTACTCCACTTATGGAGATATCTGGCACAACTTCGGTGCGGGCTCTGACTGGACCGTGGGTGAAGAATTGGTATCCTTCCTTCGAGACAACAACGATCCGAGGCTTGATCAATACGTAAAGCCTTCAGAAGGTGGTGAATTCACCCTTACCCGTCCGGACCAAGCGGAAGATGAAGAAGGATACACCCTGTTCCCTAAAAGGACCAACTTCCTTAAAGAAGTTTTTGATGAAGCTGGAGCAACCTACACTTGGGACGATCAAGGCGATGCCATTGTGATCAACATGCCAGAAAACACCAACTATATTGGTCAGCCCGTAAGGCTAAGTGGCGAAATGTCCCAATTGCTGCCTTTTGGCTTCTTCTGTAAGCCAAGTGACATGGTCATCCAACAGAAGAATCAAGGTGGATCAGCGACGCCAGAAACCGTATTACTTTCGGCTGAATCCTATTTCCTACAAGCTGAAGCAGCACTTAGGGGCATAGGTTCAGGTGATGCGCAAGAGCTCTACCAAATGGGCATCAAAGAAGCCATGCGGGTATGGAGCGTAGATGATGCGGCCATCGATACCTACTTGGCAGAAGAACCAATGGCCCAATTAAACGGGACAATGGAAGAAAACTTGGAAAAACTGGCCATCCAACGATGGATTGCCCACTATACCGATGGCTATGAAGCATGGGCCATTGTCAGGGACACCGGTTACCCCGCTTCTTTGGCAGCTGGAGTGAGTGATTATGAGCTCTACGGACCAGGTACCATTACCGCTGGTGGCTATCCTCAGCGACTACGCTATGGTAGTAGCCTTCAGGCATCTAACCCTGAAAATTACGGTGATGCCAACAGCATCCAAGGGCCTGATATGCAAGGAACCAAACTGTGGTGGGCTAAATAA
- a CDS encoding DinB family protein: MNNIFKPIALTLCFMLCGIYAQAQTNQQEFSSKWNTMKTYTMEILEAMPEDKLDFKPVDDVMTFREMILHIAGANIMMTNNFLKEGDAGVDMEKKDMTKAELKEAVEKSFDFVAETCASLTESELAEEVEVFGGNMITRRQVENLIDTHGVHHRGNLIVYLRLNGIDPPAFRAW; the protein is encoded by the coding sequence ATGAACAACATTTTCAAACCCATCGCCCTAACACTTTGCTTTATGCTTTGTGGCATTTATGCCCAGGCCCAGACCAACCAACAGGAATTTTCCTCCAAATGGAACACGATGAAAACCTATACCATGGAAATTCTAGAAGCCATGCCCGAAGATAAGCTGGATTTCAAGCCTGTGGACGATGTCATGACCTTCCGTGAAATGATCCTGCACATTGCCGGTGCCAATATCATGATGACCAACAATTTCCTTAAAGAAGGCGACGCTGGCGTCGATATGGAAAAGAAAGATATGACCAAGGCCGAACTAAAAGAGGCTGTAGAAAAATCGTTTGACTTTGTGGCAGAAACCTGTGCCTCACTGACTGAAAGTGAGCTGGCCGAAGAGGTGGAAGTGTTTGGCGGCAATATGATCACCAGAAGACAAGTGGAAAACCTCATTGACACCCATGGCGTCCACCATAGGGGAAACCTTATCGTTTACCTGCGGCTAAACGGCATCGACCCCCCTGCCTTCAGAGCCTGGTAA
- a CDS encoding glycoside hydrolase family 43 protein, producing the protein MNLYKIALSVALAIGLHSHLLAQDLKFDNPIAEQRADPWVYKTDDGTYYLIATVPDYDRIVLRKANTINGLKTAEEKTLWTKHEKGVMGHHIWAPELHKVDGKWYIYFAAGEAENIWNIRMWALSTDAEDPMEGTWKEEGQIKTDIESFSLDATTFEHKGKRYMIWAQNVRGGEHGTALVMSEMKDATTLTGPEIVLTEPEFNWERIKYNVNEGPAVIKHDGKIFVTYSASATNDNYCVGLLWIDEAADLLEKANWNKSPGPVFYSNADVKRFGPGHNSFTVAEDGKTPIMIYHARDYREIEGPELSDPNRATRARVIKWTPSGFPDFRQKEGD; encoded by the coding sequence ATGAACCTTTATAAAATAGCCCTATCAGTGGCCTTGGCCATTGGTTTACACAGCCACCTTTTGGCTCAAGACCTGAAATTTGACAATCCCATTGCTGAACAACGTGCCGATCCTTGGGTATACAAAACAGACGACGGCACGTATTACCTCATTGCCACAGTACCGGACTATGATCGAATAGTGCTCCGCAAGGCCAATACCATCAACGGCCTCAAGACCGCCGAGGAAAAGACCTTATGGACCAAACATGAAAAAGGCGTCATGGGGCACCATATCTGGGCACCAGAGCTCCATAAAGTGGACGGCAAATGGTACATCTACTTTGCGGCTGGTGAGGCAGAAAACATCTGGAACATCCGAATGTGGGCCCTTTCCACTGATGCCGAAGATCCCATGGAAGGGACATGGAAAGAAGAAGGCCAGATCAAAACGGATATTGAGTCCTTTTCACTGGACGCCACGACCTTCGAGCATAAAGGTAAGCGATACATGATCTGGGCCCAAAATGTCCGGGGAGGCGAACACGGAACAGCTTTGGTCATGTCAGAAATGAAAGATGCCACCACCCTTACCGGTCCTGAAATTGTCCTGACCGAACCCGAATTCAATTGGGAAAGGATAAAATACAATGTCAATGAAGGCCCTGCGGTGATCAAGCATGATGGAAAAATCTTCGTCACTTACTCCGCCAGTGCCACCAATGATAATTACTGCGTCGGTTTATTATGGATCGATGAAGCAGCAGACCTCCTCGAAAAGGCAAATTGGAACAAGTCACCAGGTCCAGTCTTTTACAGTAATGCTGATGTAAAGCGTTTCGGTCCCGGCCACAATTCCTTTACAGTAGCTGAAGACGGCAAAACGCCCATTATGATCTACCATGCCCGCGATTACCGGGAGATCGAAGGCCCTGAGCTATCCGACCCAAACCGTGCCACACGTGCAAGGGTGATAAAGTGGACCCCAAGTGGCTTTCCTGATTTTAGGCAGAAAGAAGGAGACTGA
- the pdhA gene encoding pyruvate dehydrogenase (acetyl-transferring) E1 component subunit alpha, whose protein sequence is MAKKSSTTTKSKVKYSKETYTFWYESMLLMRRFEEKAGQLYGQQKIRGFCHLYIGQEACAAGAITALEKDDKWITAYRDHAHPLGLGTDPGAVMAELFGKATGTTKGKGGSMHIFDKERNFMGGHGIVGAQVPMGLGIGFAEKYKGTKNLCICHMGDGAVRQGAVHESFNLAMLYKVPVIFVIENNGYAMGTSVKRSSNVDDLSTLGESYDMPSFAVDGMNVEEVHEAVAEAAERARKGDGPTLLEVRTYRYKGHSMSDPQKYRTREEVEEYKAKDPIEQVKKTILDNKILSEDDIKEIDAKVKKQVADAVKFAEESPWPDGQKAFEDVYMQEDYPFVME, encoded by the coding sequence ATGGCGAAAAAGAGTTCGACAACCACTAAATCCAAAGTAAAATACTCCAAAGAAACCTATACCTTTTGGTATGAGAGCATGCTGCTCATGAGGAGGTTTGAAGAAAAGGCAGGCCAACTTTACGGTCAACAAAAAATCAGAGGTTTTTGTCACTTGTATATAGGTCAAGAAGCTTGTGCCGCCGGTGCGATCACAGCACTGGAAAAAGACGACAAATGGATCACTGCCTATAGGGATCACGCCCACCCACTAGGGTTGGGAACAGACCCAGGTGCTGTCATGGCCGAGCTATTCGGCAAAGCTACCGGCACCACCAAAGGTAAAGGTGGATCCATGCACATCTTTGACAAAGAGCGTAACTTCATGGGAGGCCACGGCATCGTAGGTGCTCAGGTACCCATGGGCCTAGGAATCGGTTTTGCCGAAAAATATAAAGGCACCAAGAACCTTTGTATCTGCCATATGGGTGACGGTGCTGTCAGACAAGGTGCTGTCCACGAATCCTTCAACTTGGCCATGCTCTACAAAGTGCCTGTCATCTTTGTCATCGAAAACAACGGCTATGCCATGGGTACTTCCGTGAAGCGTTCTTCTAACGTGGACGATCTTTCTACCCTTGGAGAATCATATGACATGCCTTCTTTTGCAGTGGATGGAATGAACGTGGAGGAAGTTCACGAAGCCGTCGCTGAAGCTGCCGAGAGAGCAAGAAAAGGCGATGGACCGACCTTGCTGGAAGTAAGAACTTACCGCTACAAAGGACACTCCATGTCCGATCCTCAGAAATACAGAACCCGTGAAGAGGTAGAGGAATACAAGGCAAAAGATCCTATCGAGCAGGTAAAGAAAACCATTCTGGACAATAAAATCCTGAGCGAAGACGATATCAAAGAAATCGACGCCAAAGTGAAAAAGCAAGTGGCCGATGCCGTTAAATTTGCTGAGGAATCTCCTTGGCCTGACGGTCAAAAAGCATTTGAAGATGTCTACATGCAAGAAGATTATCCTTTTGTAATGGAGTAA
- a CDS encoding glycoside hydrolase family 10 protein: protein MKRTIRFYGIISLVLIMASCAGSKKVSQAPSPSPVPSAPPEARPEKPVVPDERPKGASQPEVLPMFAAPEREMRGVWIATVANIDWPSSGTDSFEQQQRDFIQILDFYKQRNFNAVFVQVRAAGDAFYPSKLAPWSRYLTGKEGKAPATLMDPLKWMVQVAHERGMEFHAWLNPYRASFNLNVDELSPAHDYHRHPEWMVKYGTKLYYNPGLPAVREHLVKVVEEVTRHYDVDGIHFDDYFYPYKIKGVDFDDKAAYRQYGQNQSLADWRRANVDKLIQAVSKTIKAAKPWVQFGVSPFGVWRNASQDPRGSDTKAGHTNYDDLYADPLVWMKNGWVDYIAPQIYWSMDFPAASYKTLINWWSENAHGTKVYVGNASYKIRSDADESWNSSFEIPNQVAMGRNVPGIAGNVFFRAKSMMGNNRDVANLLLQNNYAAPVLTPALQVSSGVMQNLVPAVDSTHLSDRGLQLKIANAYLSEAVVLFGFSPNGKWQLIESQRTSASIDGETFVFDSFMIPNFQYLAVGFKGNYGELSQMKIWKP from the coding sequence ATGAAAAGAACGATCCGGTTTTACGGTATCATCAGCTTGGTACTGATAATGGCCTCTTGTGCAGGTTCCAAAAAAGTAAGCCAAGCCCCTTCTCCCTCTCCTGTACCATCAGCGCCACCTGAAGCCAGGCCCGAAAAGCCAGTGGTTCCTGATGAGCGACCTAAAGGCGCTTCCCAGCCTGAGGTCCTGCCCATGTTTGCTGCTCCTGAGCGGGAAATGAGGGGTGTCTGGATCGCCACAGTGGCCAATATCGACTGGCCATCCTCCGGGACGGACAGTTTCGAACAGCAGCAGCGCGATTTTATACAGATATTGGATTTTTATAAGCAGCGGAATTTCAATGCTGTTTTTGTCCAAGTGAGGGCAGCAGGAGATGCCTTTTATCCCAGTAAGCTGGCGCCTTGGTCCCGGTACTTGACCGGAAAGGAAGGTAAGGCCCCAGCTACCCTGATGGATCCGCTTAAGTGGATGGTTCAGGTAGCCCATGAACGCGGCATGGAATTTCATGCTTGGCTCAATCCCTATCGGGCCTCCTTTAACCTCAATGTGGATGAGCTCAGCCCGGCTCATGATTATCATCGACATCCGGAATGGATGGTGAAATACGGTACCAAACTTTACTACAACCCGGGGCTACCAGCCGTACGAGAACACTTAGTGAAGGTGGTCGAAGAAGTGACCCGGCATTACGATGTCGATGGGATTCATTTTGACGATTATTTTTATCCGTACAAAATCAAAGGAGTGGATTTTGACGATAAAGCCGCTTATCGCCAGTACGGTCAAAACCAATCTTTGGCCGATTGGAGACGGGCCAATGTGGACAAGCTCATCCAAGCCGTTAGCAAGACGATTAAAGCCGCAAAGCCTTGGGTGCAGTTTGGCGTCAGTCCTTTTGGCGTTTGGCGAAACGCTTCCCAAGATCCCCGCGGCTCTGATACCAAAGCTGGCCATACCAATTATGACGATCTTTATGCCGACCCGTTGGTATGGATGAAAAACGGTTGGGTGGATTATATTGCCCCGCAGATTTATTGGAGCATGGACTTTCCGGCAGCTTCTTATAAAACCCTTATCAATTGGTGGTCTGAGAATGCGCATGGGACGAAAGTGTATGTGGGCAATGCTTCCTACAAAATCCGCAGCGATGCAGACGAAAGCTGGAACAGTAGCTTTGAGATTCCCAATCAGGTCGCCATGGGCAGGAATGTCCCTGGGATAGCTGGCAATGTCTTTTTCAGGGCCAAGTCCATGATGGGCAATAACCGTGATGTGGCCAACCTCCTGCTCCAGAATAATTATGCCGCTCCAGTACTGACTCCGGCACTGCAAGTGAGTTCTGGCGTCATGCAAAACTTGGTGCCAGCGGTTGACAGCACTCACCTGTCCGACAGAGGGCTGCAATTGAAAATTGCCAATGCTTACCTGTCTGAAGCAGTAGTGCTGTTTGGGTTCTCTCCAAACGGGAAATGGCAACTCATAGAAAGCCAGCGTACAAGTGCTTCCATTGATGGGGAAACCTTCGTTTTTGATAGCTTCATGATCCCCAATTTCCAATACCTAGCTGTGGGCTTTAAGGGGAATTATGGAGAGCTTTCCCAAATGAAAATCTGGAAGCCGTAA